A region from the Muribaculum gordoncarteri genome encodes:
- a CDS encoding sensor histidine kinase codes for MNSEINSYKQPSQTLQKWVKVVTHFLCLGIIFILPEVLVSRSFPAGSGIPWGMYAKSLLFVAVFYINYYIIIDYCLGRRRWVLRLTGLNVVIIIVTLLCAYFLMDMHSGEMPRRVPRHVDAHADLLRRVSFLMRDVVMAILTVALSVAMKLSDYWVKLNRQRQEMEMVQHKEELESLKKQLNPHFLFNTLNSIYALIAISPDKAQQAVHELSQLLRYVLYENSPTVPIQDELTFIDNYVKLMKLRIGDKMPINVTLDSGDCNDCHIAPLLFISPVENAFKYGNTGRSGDSIDISIVCREGSIHCHIANNFIDSEKRDIASSGIGNVNLRRRLDLIYGNKAEMSTKIDGDRYIVDMIITL; via the coding sequence ATGAATAGTGAAATAAATAGTTACAAACAGCCTTCTCAGACACTGCAGAAGTGGGTGAAAGTAGTCACCCACTTCTTGTGTCTTGGTATAATCTTCATTCTTCCCGAGGTGCTTGTGAGCCGTAGTTTCCCGGCCGGGAGCGGTATCCCATGGGGAATGTATGCCAAGTCGCTGCTATTTGTGGCGGTGTTCTACATCAATTATTACATCATAATAGACTATTGCCTCGGAAGGCGTCGATGGGTGTTGAGGCTTACTGGACTTAATGTCGTCATAATCATCGTGACGCTGCTATGCGCTTATTTCTTGATGGATATGCATTCGGGCGAAATGCCGCGCCGCGTACCCCGTCATGTTGATGCGCACGCCGATTTGCTCAGGCGAGTGTCATTTCTGATGCGTGACGTGGTTATGGCGATTCTCACCGTGGCGTTGAGCGTCGCCATGAAGCTTAGCGACTATTGGGTGAAGCTTAACCGTCAGCGGCAGGAAATGGAGATGGTGCAGCACAAGGAAGAGCTTGAGAGCCTTAAGAAGCAGCTTAACCCTCACTTCCTTTTCAATACGCTGAACTCGATATATGCTCTCATAGCCATAAGCCCCGACAAGGCTCAGCAGGCGGTTCACGAGCTGAGTCAGCTGCTGCGTTACGTGCTCTATGAAAATTCGCCTACAGTTCCCATCCAGGATGAGCTTACATTCATTGACAACTATGTCAAGCTCATGAAGCTGCGCATAGGCGATAAGATGCCTATCAATGTCACGCTCGACAGCGGCGACTGCAATGACTGTCACATAGCTCCGCTGCTGTTCATCTCGCCGGTTGAGAATGCTTTCAAATACGGCAATACAGGTCGGTCGGGCGACAGCATCGACATTTCAATCGTGTGCCGCGAAGGATCGATACATTGTCACATCGCCAACAATTTCATCGATTCGGAGAAGCGTGACATAGCATCCTCGGGAATAGGAAATGTCAATCTTCGGCGTCGTCTTGACCTTATTTACGGCAACAAGGCCGAAATGTCGACAAAAATAGATGGCGACCGATATATAGTTGACATGATAATAACGTTATAA